The Stigmatella ashevillena genomic sequence CCAGATGGCGTTGCGCACGGGGTCGGCGTTGTGGATGAGTTCGGCTTGCTCGAAGGTGTATTTCTCGAAGGGGTGCGGGACGGTGTAGGCGACCCGCGCGCCCGAGGCACGGGCCGTATATTCCTTCACCTTCCCGGACGAGTTGGTGTTGGCATCGGTGAGCGAGGTGGCCGGCTCGGCGATGCCCGGGGCAGTTCCGGCCGCATACTCGTTGGCCACCTCGACCGTATTGCCCGTCGCGGAGAGGCTGGGATCACCGATGATCCGGACGCGGTTCAAGAATCCCGCCGAACTCATCTCGAAGTCCCCCGAGGTACTGGCGACGACATCGACGGTGCAGATTCCGCGCAGCGTGGTGCCGCGCCGGATCAGCAACTGCCGGTTGGCTTGGAAATTTCCCGCAGTCAGCAGGCTCGAAGGCACACGGCAGCGCTCATCGTCTCCACTCATGACGGAATTGACCACGAACTTCTGACCCGTCAGGACCAGGGACTGGCGGCCCGTTTCCACCGGGCCCGCCCCCTCCTCTCGTCCGGGCTCAGGAGCACAGCCCACGGCGGCTGTCATACAAAGCGGTGCGGCAATACCCAACAACAAGGATCTTCTGTTCACGATGTCCTCTCCTGGGATGAGTGCAGCGATGGGCCCTGCGGAGAGCAGAACGAATGACTTTGGAAATCTTCCCGCGAAGGGACGGCCCGGACGCGGTCTTGAGCCCGCTCGAATCGCCAGGCTCTTCGTCCTACGACCCGTGCGACCAAGACTGCCTTGTTGAGCCCTGCGCGCAGCCTCAGAACACGGCCATCAGGACCGGGTAGGCCTAACCCCCCATCCATCCTTCCTATGCTCCGAACGTCCTCCTTGGGGGAGCACGAAACGGCGAAAGGCGTGTGCTGTCGCGCAGAGCAGCGCTGGTGCGCTTCATCTCATGGACAGACCCACTTGAACATGGACGAGCATCCACAGGCGGTGGCGATGCTCCCCTCGCAGCAGGCCTGCGTCGTGCCCGAAGGCTTGCAGAGACCACCCTCGAGGGACGCGCAATCCGGGAGTGAGCCGGGGCATACTGCGAGCGAATGGGAGGCCGACGGTTGCTCCTCGGTCTCCGGGGCCCCTGCCGAGGCACCACATCCCGTTGCCAACAAGGTGGCGGCGGCGAACGCTACGAACACGCGCTTCATGCACTTCTCTCCTGTGATTTGCCAGAGGTGCACCTTATTACCACACCTGCCAGCATCTAGAGAGTGGGGCGGCGTAGCAACGGTCAGCAGTGACAGCGCGGCGCGCCTGCCTCAGCGGGGCTCGTCGACGATGCCGAGGTACTCGCCGAGCCGAAGCTCGACATCGAGGCCCTTCGCGGCGAAGTGCTTACCGAGCCGCGCAAAGCTCTCCTGAAAGCCAGGCTGCGTCAGCGAGCTCGTGTACTCCCCATAGGCCGTAGCAAAGTCTGTGTCCGGGGGCAGTGACGCCCGGTTGATCTGGGCCTTGGCTGCCGTCATGACGGCCTTGTTGAACGAAGCCAAGCGGGCCGCAAGCTGATCCACGAAGCGATCGAGCTCGGCGTCGGGCAAGGTTCGCGTGACCCAGCCGTATCGCTCGGCGAGCTCAGCGTTGTAGTCCTGGCTGGTGAGGATCGCTTCGAGGGCGCGGTCACGCCCGATGAGGCGTGGCAGGCGTTCGCTGCCACCCCCCCCGGGCAGGATGCCGGTGCCGACCTCCGGCTGTCCGAAGAGGGCGTGCTCGCGGCTCGCGTAGCGCAGATCGCAGGCCAGGGCGAGCTCGTTGCCGCCTCCGCGGGTGCGTCCACGAATCTTCGCAATGCTCACGAAGGGAGCTTTCGATAGGCGAATCACCAGGTCGACCCAGGCCGGGACGGACCCTGAGCCCGGCGTGAACGGGAACTTGCCGGCTTGCCGGAGATCGAAGTGGTTGAAGTAGAAGCCGCTGGTGCTGCTCGTGAAGATGACAACCTGGACTTGATTGTCATTCGAGAGCTCGACGACGATCTCGTGCAGCCGTTTGACCGTCTCCGGCACGATGACGTTCGCGGCTGGGTTCGCGAAAGTGATGGTTGCGATCTTCGGCGTCGAGCGTTCGACGCTCACGGTGCTTTGCTCGCTCATGTTACGCTCCTAAGATTGTCTTGCTCAACGGTCCGGCCAGTGGACTGGCCGCGAAGTCTTTCAACATAATCCTGGATACCGATTATTTCGCGGACAGACCACTAGCGGCCGAGGAAGCGGTTCACGTCAGCAGCAAACTCTTCTGGATACTGGAACAAGAATGCGTGCCCAGCATCCGGGTAGATTCGCAGCTGCGCATTCGCAAGATGCCGGGCCATCAGATAGGAGTTGGCCGTCGGCACCATGATGTCGTTGTCTCCGTTGGCCACCAGCACTGGCTGTTTGATCGCCGCGAGGCGCGAGAGCTTCGACGCGTCCGGGATACCCCAGGCCGAGATGGCAGTCAGATGCGCGTTGGCGGTCTCCCGGGTCACGGGAACGTCTCGATTGGTCTGCCGCAAGCGAAGGCGCGCGATGAACTCGCTGCCCTTGGCACGACTCGACTCCGATTTTTCGAAAAAGATGGTTAGCATTGCCTCCGCGTCGATCTTTTCGCGCAGCGCGATCTCGAGCACTTCCGGCACGTACATGTGCATGCCCTCGCCGCCTTGGGGGCCCGTTCCGGCGAGGACCAGGCGGCGCACCTGATGGGGCCTCATCAGGGCGAACTCTTGCGCCACGAAGCCACCGAGCGAGAAGCCCAGAATGTCGACACGCGCCAGATTGAGCGCATCGACGAAGGCGATGGCGCCGTGAGCCATTTCAGCGACCGTGTCCGGCGTCCTGCCACTCGAGCCCGCGACGCCGACGTTGTCCATTAGGATGATCTCACGCTCTTCGGCGAGCGCGTCGACCAGGGCCGGGTCCCAGTTGTCTAGATTGGCGCGATAGTGAACGAAGCACACGAGCGGCGCCGCCGAGCCGTCGTTCTTGCCGAACCGCCGGTAGGCGTACCTCACGCCGTTGGCCGCTTCGAGCGTCAGGTTCGGAGCAGTCAGTTGCCCAGTTTTCATGGTCATGTTTGGTCCTTTCGCTCGCGAGGTCCGGCTGCGCGAGCCGCAGCCCTTTGCTGCCACGTGGGGAGACGTGGGGCCGGTGGCGCTCTTCAGCCAGTCGGTCCCGAAGGCGGGCGGAGATACAGCCCCTGCGACAAGCCGTCTTTCACCTTCCTTGTGAGCTCGTCGACGAGCACCTCGTCGGAGCCAGCCTCCACACCATCAAGTGCCAGTCGCGCGACTTCCTCCGGCCGCACCTTCGGGACATCGAGCCCGCGCACCATGTCCGTGTCGATGTAGCCGACGTGCACTGCGGTCACCTGTGTGCCTTGCGGCCCGAGCTCTGCCCGCAGTCCGTTGGTCAGCGCCCACGCTGCGGCCTTCGAGGCGCAGTAGGTCGTCGAGCCAGGCGGTGCCACCCAGCTGAGCACCGACAGGACGTTGAGAATCGCGCCGCCGCCGTTCTTCGCGAGGACGGGGGCGAAGGCCTCACTCACCGCGAGGAGCCCGAAATAATTGGTCTCGAACTCCTCGCGTGCATTCGCGACGATGTCTCCCGCAAGCAGCCTGCGCGGCCGAAGGATGCCGGCGTTGTTCACAATGAGTGTGACGTCGCCGAGTTCACGAGCCGCGGCCGCGATGGTCTCGGGCTTCGTCACGTCGAGGGCCACTGGCACGACGCCGTCGATGGAACTCGGGGTGGGAGTGCGAGTTGCTGCGTAGACCTTCCTGGCGCCGCGATCGACCAGCGCTTTCGCGAGGCTGAGACCGAGGCCACGGCTGGCGCCTGTGACGAGCGCGACGGACTGCTGAATGTTCATGACCACCTTTCAGTCCAGGCGGACGCCGACGGGGCCTCGGGTTGGAGCCACTCGCTGGGACCGCCGGGACGGGCACGCTGGAAACCACGCCTTCAACATCGCAGCGGCGCGGAGTTCGAGCCAGTGGCAGAATCGACAATGTTCGGTCTATGCTTGCCATGTGTTCGTGCACCTGCTGCTGGAAGGCGTTGCTGACAGCTCGCTCGGCGTGGCGCTCGACGTCGTCAGCACGGCGTCGTTCCTCGCGGAGGCTGGGCTGGCCCCGTTACCTCGAGGAACGAAGGCGCTGCTCCAGCGCGTGGTGTCACTCGACGGCCAGCCGGTGCGTTCCTCTGCCGGGCGCACCATCGCCGTGGAAGGTGCGTTCAGCCTTCGCGGCCTCCGCAAGGGCGATGTCGTCATCTTGCCCGGGATGTTCTCCGCCAGCGGGCGAACCGTCGGGCAGTTGCTGGCGCGCGAGGACGCTCGACGTGCCGCAGGCCTCCTCCCGGAGGCCGCCGCCAAGGGCGTGATGCTCGCCGCGTCGTGCTCGGCCACGTTCGTGCTCGCCGCGTCCGGCCTCCTCGATGGACTGCCCGCGACGACGACGTGGTGGCTCGTACCGGAGTTCGCGCAGCGATTCCCCCGGGTGTCGCTCTCGGCCGACCGCATGGTGGTCGACGCCGGGGACATCCTTACCGCAGGCTCCGCGCTGGCCCACGCCGATCTCATGCTCGCGATCGTCGCGCGGCGGCTAGGACCTTCCGTGGCGCATCTCGTGGCGCGCTACCTCGTGCTCGACGAGCGGCCGTCCCAGGCGCGCTACATGGTCGCGGAGCATCTGCGTGTGTCCGACCCCGCGCTGCAAGCGGTCGAACGCTTCATCCTCCAGAACGTCGGCCGTCAGCTGTCACTCGACGAACTCTCCCGCGTGGCCGCGCTGTCTCCACGCACGCTCGCCCGCCGAGTCCACGCCAGTCTCGGAATGACGCCGCACGAGTTCGTACAGCGCATCCGCGTGAGCAGGGCCGTCCATCTCCTCGAGACGACGCGCGTCTCGGTCGAGGACATCGCCGCACGGGTAGGCTACGCGGACGCGGCGGCCTTCCGCCGTATCTTTCGCCGCTTCACGGGGGAGTCTCCTCGGCGCCGACGTGCGCCGGCTTGATTTCAGAACACGGCCATCAGGACCGGGGAGGCTTAACACCCCATCCATCCTTCCTATGCTCTGATATTGCAGCGGGGAAGGCTTGGCTGGGGTACCACGCCTGCCACGCCCACATGACCCTGCCCCCTCAAACATCTCTCCACTCACCGGCGAGGAGCCACCTGGGGCCAGGGAGTCAGCTTCTCCTTCTCGTAGCGCTCGAGCAGCGCGCCCAGCCTCGTGGCCTTCTCCTTGACGTCGGGCTATCGCGGCAAAAGACACCACCGCCATCCAGGGCGCCTGCTCGGCGGGAGGGGCTGGCTGGCGGGGGGCATTCTCGGAGGCGTTGGCGCTGGAGCGGTCCACCTCGATGGCCAGCGCCTTACGGCGCAGAAAAGTGCAGGCGAGATCAGCGCAGCCGAAGTCCCGGTAGAACGCCAGGTTATTGGGGCTGGCGCCGTGCGGCTCGGGGTAGCTCAGCTCCCAGTCATCGAAGCCGTAGCGGGTGAGCGAATGCTCCGGCGGATTCGAGACGTGCCACTTGCCGAAGTAGTGCGTGCGGAAGCCCGCCGCGCGGAACCAGTGGCACAGGGTGGGAATGCCGTCCGGCTTCAACCAGGGGAAGGCGGCCGCATCGCCACTCTTGAAGACCCCATCCGTCTGGGTGACCCCCGTCATGATGACCAGGAGGTTGCGAGGAGGAGACGGAGGCTTGGATCGGGACATGCTTCGGAGACTCCCGCGAGAAGCAGCGTGAAAAACCGATGCCTGAGATGGGCATGAGCGCATGCCCCAAGAGTCATTGCGCCAGGGCGCGAAACACCCTGGCTGTCCCCGTCGTCAGAGCGGTCACTCAGCGGAGGACACTCCGCTCTCTCGGAAAGTGCGCACGGGAGTGAATTCGATCTCGTTCGTCACATCTCGGTAGATGGTGAGCTGGCCGAAGTTGCCATCGGGGAAGACCACCGGCCGTGAGGTCCATCGAATGATGCGCCGCGGGAAGCAGGTGAGCTCGAAGTCCTCTCGCCCCACATAGGGGCCATCCGCAGGGATGAACACCCGCTGCAGGAAGTCTGCGGGATCCTTGAAGCGGGCCGAGAAGGTGCGGATGAATGCATCACGGTGCATGCCGACCAGCTGCGACACGCTCTTGTCCGCCAGCAGGGCCATGTATTCGTTGGCGAAGAGGATGACGCGCCGGTGATCGAAGAGCAGCACCCCGTCCTCCAGGCCGTTGAGCACGGCCGCCAGCACGTCCGCCTGCAGGCGCACTGCCACGTGCGCATCGCGCTCCTGGCTCAGGGCGCGCTGGCTCTTGCGCAACTGGGCGCGAAGATCGATCTCCCCCGCTACCCTGCGTGCCAGTGCCACCAGCCCGGACACCTGCTCGGCGGAGATGGCCAACGGCTTGTGGTCGAGGATGCACAGCGTGCCGAGCACCGTGCCCTCACGGGTGATGAGGGGCGCGCCCGCGTACGAGCGAAATACACCCTCACGCACCAAGCGGTTGGAGCTGAACACGGGGTGAGTGGCGGCGTCGGGGACGACCAGGGGCTCGGCCGTGTCCGCTTCCACCACATGAGCACAGAGCGCCACCTCGCGCTCGGTGCCGCGCTCCTCGCGCAGCTTGCCTGCGAGCCCCACATGCGCCTTGAACCACTGCCGATCCTTCAGCACCAGCGACAGCAGCGCGATGGGCACGTTGAAGGTTCGCGCGGTCTCCTGCACAAGGCTCTGGAGCAGCTCCTCCGGGGGCGCGTCGTCGACCAGGTTCATGTGGGCGATCTTCGCCAGGCGCACCTGTTCTCGCAGCGAGAAGGTGGGGGCCGCAGCGGGAGGGGGAGCGTGCGGCGCCATGGGGAGCAGCTGCGCTTCCAGAAGAGGCAGCAGCGGCAGTTCGGGCGGAGCGGGGAGCGCGGCCTCCATGGCGAGTGCGGGGAGGGCCTCGGGGAGCTTGAGGCCCATCAACCGGTAGAGGGTCCGACGGATGGACTCCAGTGGACTGCACTTGGCGAACACCGCTTCGATGTTGAACTGCTTCTTCTGCTCAAGTGCGGCGTTGCGCAGCTTCACGAACGAGGAGATCACCAGGATGTGAGCCTGGGGCACGCTCTGCCGGAGTTCGCGGATCAGCTGAAAGCCATCGATGCCCGCCAAGGACAGCTCCGTCAGCACCACGCTGGGCGCCTCGGTGCGTTGCAGGAGCAAGGCCTTGGCCGCTCCCCCATCCTTCGCGACGAAGGGCTCGAGGCCCACATCCACGAACAAGGCACTGAGCTTCGAAGACGAGACGGTGTTGGGTTCGACGATCAATCCCCAGGGCATGGCGGCCCTCTAGCTTGCCAACTCCCCCGCATCAACGATCTGTGGCGGCCTCTTTCCTGCTGCCGACACTGGGGCGAGGCGGCGGGAGTCGAAACCGCAGCCCGGCTCCGTCCCCCGCTCCGTCCCGTCTCGACCTCTTCTTATCCCCGCTGGAGGGGCACACTGGGGCACATGCAGCCCAACAGGGTCACTCAGCGCCCACCGGTCGCGACGAGGGCAGTCTTCTACTGCCTGATGCGCACCTTGACGGCGGAGATCACCTCGACGGTCTTCCCGTCCACCTGGACGGTGGTCCTCTCGTAGTCTAACGGCTTGACGAAGAGCCCGAGCGCCTCGTGCTCATTGACGGACTTGGCGCTGAACCGCGCCATCACCGTCGTGCCCATGGCCATGCCCGTGCAGCCCACACACTTGGGAGCGCGATACACGAACACCGTGCCACCCTCGATCTGGTTCGTGCCGTTGAGGCGCGGCTTCGGGACGGCGATGAACAACCGCTGCTCCGTCCCGGGGATGTCCCAGAGCACGCCCAGCGGGTGGCTGCTGGTGCTGTCGGCATTGTTGCCCACCGCCCGGATCCAGAGGTCGATGGAGCCCTTGTTGTCGAGGGTCGAGTTCACCTTGACGAGCTCCTCCTTCTTCGTCCAACCCAACCAATGGAGCTGCGGGAGGTTGTAGTTGTCCGACGCATTGCTACCCATGAACGTGCTCGAGTCGGCGTATGCGTTGATCTTGCCCGTCACAGGGTCTCGCGTGTTGCCGTGTGCGAGGCCCAGGACGTGCCCGACCTCGTGGGCGTAGTCACGAAACAGGCCACCCTTGATGTTGACGGAGCGCGACCCGGCATTCGAGGTGGAGCACATTCCGCTGGGCAGCGAATACACGGTCAGGAACGCGCTCGACTTGGCTTTCTGGACGGCTTGGCGCTTCGCCGTCGCGCAGTTCGCGCTCGTCACCTCCACGGTCTGCGAAGCGACGATCTCCATGCCCACCTGGCCCCGCGACGCGACGTCGAAGAAGTCGTACAGCTCGCGGACGTTGTTCCGGATGGCGGCCAACGTGGGGGTATTTCTCCCAGGGCAGGTGATACGAACAACCTTGACGGTGTGCGTCTTGTTGATGGCGCCCAATCGGGTGTTGTCGTTCTGGACGCACGTTGGCTCCGCCGCGGTGCAGTCGTACCGGTATGGCGAGGAAGGAGCCTCGACGTCCTGAACCCACCATCTCGCTCCAGTGAGCCCAGTCGCGGGTCTCCGTATCGGCATACCCCTTGATACATGTGAGCGACTCCTCGGGCGCCTGGGAGACGACCGCCTGATGGGTGGACACGACAGATGCTACGGTATTTTTCCGGGCCGTCCGCCTCTCATTCTGTGAGCACTTGGATTGCGCGATGCATCAGCGTGAGTGCCAAACCTCCGCTACAGATTGTTGCGGCGCTGGAGCTCCGTGTCCCAGGTCTTCCAGAGCGTGGTGTAGTCGCTCAAGCGGTTCTGCTCACAGGGACCATAGACCGCGTCGCCTCCGCCCCAGTCCTCCGTGCCTCCACCTGCGGGGCAGGTGAATTGGACGCCCCATTGGAGGATGGCGTCCACCCCGTTGTCGTCATAGAGCTTCCGGAAGTACTCCTTCATCCGGTTGAAGTCATTCCGGGCGGCGGCGAGCCCCGCTTCCTCAACAATGACGGGCTTGCGTGGATTGAACCACTGCTTCGCGCGCCAGATGTCGTCGTCCTCGTCATGTTCGTTGTCGTCGTCGTACTCGTGGACCACCACGTAGTCGATGTTGGGATCCTCGTAGAGCAACCGCCTGCGCACATCATCGAGGCCCGCCCAGCTCGTGCTGATGAGGCCCGTGGTCACCATGTGGTTCGGGTCCGCCTGCTTCAGCATCTTCGCCATGTTCCTGTAGAAGGCCACCTCACTGTCCAGCAGCGCGCTGTTGCTTGCGTTCGACACATTGGTCTCGTTCGCAATGTCCCAGGCGAAGACCCCCGCGTGGTCCTTGAAGGCGGACGCAATCGCCCAGGCGAAATCCTTGTAGGAGCCCCCCGTGCGCGCATAGCCCTCTTGAATCCACCGGTCATTGAGCATCAAGAGGCCTTCATAGGCGCGGGTGTAGTAGCTCGCGTCCCCCCACACGACATGTCTGCCGCCCCGGCCCTCCCAACCCCAGACACCCTGATTGTAGTTGTGGGCCAGCGCCACGGTGACCCGGATGTCGCGCTGGAGGGCAGCGTCCAGGACCCCCTTCAACCGATTGCGAATCTCCCAGGGGTCCCAGGCACTCCCCTGCATGGCGTCATTGGGAAGGAAGACCCGCACGTGCCGGATGCCCGCGGCCTTGGCCCGGTCCAGGGTGGTCGTCACCTGGGAGGAGGGTTGATAGACGAGCTGGGGAGTATTGATGCCCACGTGCTTGAAACGCTTGCCATTGAGGTAGAAGTGGCCACCGGAGGCGGAGACGAAGCCCGTCGGCGTGCTGGGCGGGCGCGCGCGACAGAACGCGTAGGTGGCCCAGATGGGTGCGCCGTTGTGGTAGATGACGAGGTTGCAGTCGTCTTGGAGGCTGAGGGACGCACCCCCGCGGTTACTGGTCTGGGAATTCCAGACAGGTGTCGAGCCATTGTAGAGCACGAGGTTTCCGTCTCCCTGCATGGTGAGCCTCGTGGTGGCCCGGCCATTGGTTCCCGTGAACCAGAGGGCGCTCTGGCGGTCGTAGACGACGACGTTCCCGTCCGACTGGTGACGGAACTCGACGAGGCCATTGCAAGACCAGAGGGATTGCCCGCGAGCCAGAGACTCGTCGGGAAGCAGGCGCCCACAGACGAGTGGGGCCGCTTGCCGGACTGGGTCAGGCGAAGTGGGGACTGGCGCATCCCCACCGTCACAGGCACAAAGGCCCAGGAGCAGGGGGAGAAGGGGGAGTGCTCGTGCTAGGATTCGGGAGAGGTCATGCATGTGGCACCTGCCTGGAGGCTGGACGTTCGAGACGACGGCCACCATCCACGATGTCGATGGCTTCCTGGCCAGTGACGTCGTCTGGCATACGGAAGCCACTCCCTTCGTGGTCAGTCCCTTTTCTTTGCCTTTTCTCTTCGGCGGCT encodes the following:
- a CDS encoding enoyl-CoA hydratase/isomerase family protein, with protein sequence MSEQSTVSVERSTPKIATITFANPAANVIVPETVKRLHEIVVELSNDNQVQVVIFTSSTSGFYFNHFDLRQAGKFPFTPGSGSVPAWVDLVIRLSKAPFVSIAKIRGRTRGGGNELALACDLRYASREHALFGQPEVGTGILPGGGGSERLPRLIGRDRALEAILTSQDYNAELAERYGWVTRTLPDAELDRFVDQLAARLASFNKAVMTAAKAQINRASLPPDTDFATAYGEYTSSLTQPGFQESFARLGKHFAAKGLDVELRLGEYLGIVDEPR
- a CDS encoding alpha/beta fold hydrolase; protein product: MTMKTGQLTAPNLTLEAANGVRYAYRRFGKNDGSAAPLVCFVHYRANLDNWDPALVDALAEEREIILMDNVGVAGSSGRTPDTVAEMAHGAIAFVDALNLARVDILGFSLGGFVAQEFALMRPHQVRRLVLAGTGPQGGEGMHMYVPEVLEIALREKIDAEAMLTIFFEKSESSRAKGSEFIARLRLRQTNRDVPVTRETANAHLTAISAWGIPDASKLSRLAAIKQPVLVANGDNDIMVPTANSYLMARHLANAQLRIYPDAGHAFLFQYPEEFAADVNRFLGR
- a CDS encoding SDR family oxidoreductase; translation: MNIQQSVALVTGASRGLGLSLAKALVDRGARKVYAATRTPTPSSIDGVVPVALDVTKPETIAAAARELGDVTLIVNNAGILRPRRLLAGDIVANAREEFETNYFGLLAVSEAFAPVLAKNGGGAILNVLSVLSWVAPPGSTTYCASKAAAWALTNGLRAELGPQGTQVTAVHVGYIDTDMVRGLDVPKVRPEEVARLALDGVEAGSDEVLVDELTRKVKDGLSQGLYLRPPSGPTG
- a CDS encoding GlxA family transcriptional regulator, with translation MHLLLEGVADSSLGVALDVVSTASFLAEAGLAPLPRGTKALLQRVVSLDGQPVRSSAGRTIAVEGAFSLRGLRKGDVVILPGMFSASGRTVGQLLAREDARRAAGLLPEAAAKGVMLAASCSATFVLAASGLLDGLPATTTWWLVPEFAQRFPRVSLSADRMVVDAGDILTAGSALAHADLMLAIVARRLGPSVAHLVARYLVLDERPSQARYMVAEHLRVSDPALQAVERFILQNVGRQLSLDELSRVAALSPRTLARRVHASLGMTPHEFVQRIRVSRAVHLLETTRVSVEDIAARVGYADAAAFRRIFRRFTGESPRRRRAPA
- a CDS encoding GAF domain-containing protein, whose amino-acid sequence is MPWGLIVEPNTVSSSKLSALFVDVGLEPFVAKDGGAAKALLLQRTEAPSVVLTELSLAGIDGFQLIRELRQSVPQAHILVISSFVKLRNAALEQKKQFNIEAVFAKCSPLESIRRTLYRLMGLKLPEALPALAMEAALPAPPELPLLPLLEAQLLPMAPHAPPPAAAPTFSLREQVRLAKIAHMNLVDDAPPEELLQSLVQETARTFNVPIALLSLVLKDRQWFKAHVGLAGKLREERGTEREVALCAHVVEADTAEPLVVPDAATHPVFSSNRLVREGVFRSYAGAPLITREGTVLGTLCILDHKPLAISAEQVSGLVALARRVAGEIDLRAQLRKSQRALSQERDAHVAVRLQADVLAAVLNGLEDGVLLFDHRRVILFANEYMALLADKSVSQLVGMHRDAFIRTFSARFKDPADFLQRVFIPADGPYVGREDFELTCFPRRIIRWTSRPVVFPDGNFGQLTIYRDVTNEIEFTPVRTFRESGVSSAE
- a CDS encoding cellulase family glycosylhydrolase → MQGDGNLVLYNGSTPVWNSQTSNRGGASLSLQDDCNLVIYHNGAPIWATYAFCRARPPSTPTGFVSASGGHFYLNGKRFKHVGINTPQLVYQPSSQVTTTLDRAKAAGIRHVRVFLPNDAMQGSAWDPWEIRNRLKGVLDAALQRDIRVTVALAHNYNQGVWGWEGRGGRHVVWGDASYYTRAYEGLLMLNDRWIQEGYARTGGSYKDFAWAIASAFKDHAGVFAWDIANETNVSNASNSALLDSEVAFYRNMAKMLKQADPNHMVTTGLISTSWAGLDDVRRRLLYEDPNIDYVVVHEYDDDNEHDEDDDIWRAKQWFNPRKPVIVEEAGLAAARNDFNRMKEYFRKLYDDNGVDAILQWGVQFTCPAGGGTEDWGGGDAVYGPCEQNRLSDYTTLWKTWDTELQRRNNL